One region of Bosea sp. 29B genomic DNA includes:
- a CDS encoding cysteine synthase family protein has protein sequence MSHPPATILDTIGNTPLLALRTIVPASGAHILLKLEARNPTGSMKDRMALAMIEAPEADGRLKPGGAVVEYTGGSTGVSLALVCAVKGHPLHLVTSDAFSKEKLDHMRLLGAKLTIVPSESGKQTAKLTRDMIAEAHRIAGELGAYITAQMENTDQLAAYARLADEIWEQTGGRLDGFVQSVGTAAALRGISETLRRHDGKIRFVAVEPAESAVLSGGPSGAHKIDGIGAGYVVPLWHEGIADEIEQVSTEEARAMAFRLAAEEGLFCGTSTGANVTAALRLAERLGPDATVVTIMCDTGMKYLKTFSQELDH, from the coding sequence ATGAGCCATCCGCCCGCCACCATTCTCGACACGATCGGCAACACGCCGCTGCTGGCGCTGCGCACTATCGTCCCGGCCAGTGGCGCCCACATCCTGCTCAAGCTGGAGGCCCGAAATCCGACGGGCAGCATGAAGGATCGCATGGCGCTCGCGATGATCGAGGCGCCGGAAGCCGATGGTCGGCTGAAGCCGGGCGGCGCGGTCGTCGAATACACCGGCGGCAGCACCGGCGTCTCGCTGGCGCTGGTCTGCGCGGTCAAGGGGCATCCGCTCCACCTCGTGACTTCGGATGCCTTCTCGAAGGAGAAGCTCGATCATATGCGCCTGCTCGGCGCGAAACTGACCATCGTGCCGAGCGAAAGCGGCAAGCAGACCGCGAAGCTGACCAGGGACATGATCGCCGAGGCGCATCGCATCGCCGGCGAATTGGGCGCCTACATCACCGCCCAGATGGAAAACACCGACCAGCTTGCAGCCTATGCCAGGCTCGCCGATGAGATCTGGGAGCAGACCGGAGGCCGGCTCGACGGCTTCGTCCAGAGTGTCGGGACGGCGGCGGCGCTGCGCGGCATCTCGGAGACGCTGCGCCGCCACGACGGCAAGATCCGCTTCGTCGCGGTCGAGCCGGCGGAATCGGCCGTGCTATCAGGCGGGCCTTCGGGCGCGCACAAGATCGACGGAATCGGCGCGGGCTATGTCGTGCCGCTCTGGCATGAGGGCATCGCCGACGAGATCGAACAAGTCTCGACGGAAGAGGCCCGGGCGATGGCGTTTCGCCTGGCGGCCGAGGAAGGCCTGTTCTGCGGCACCTCGACCGGCGCCAACGTCACGGCCGCGCTGCGGCTGGCCGAACGGCTCGGGCCGGACGCCACCGTCGTCACCATCATGTGCGATACCGGCATGAAGTACCTGAAGACGTTCTCGCAGGAGCTGGACCACTGA
- the moaA gene encoding GTP 3',8-cyclase MoaA, whose protein sequence is MRAPLTDPFGRDISYLRISVTDRCDFRCVYCMSEDMAFLPKRDLLTLEEVDRVATAFVSRGTRKLRITGGEPLVRRDIMNLFRSLSRHLASGALDELTVTTNGSQLARYAQELADCGVRRVNVSMDTLDPDKFRKITRWGDLSKVLAGIEAARAAGLRVKINAVALKGVNEDEIEGLMQWAHGLGMDLTLIEVMPLGEIEPARLDQFLPLSMVRAKLMDRYTLTDDPYRTGGPARYVRVAETGGLVGFITPMTHNFCESCNRVRLTCTGTLYMCLGQEDAADLRAPIRASADDALLYRAMEEAISRKPKGHDFVIDRRQPRAAVGRHMSVTGG, encoded by the coding sequence ATGCGTGCGCCGCTGACCGATCCGTTCGGCCGCGACATCTCCTACTTACGCATCTCGGTGACGGATCGCTGCGATTTCCGCTGCGTCTACTGCATGTCCGAGGACATGGCCTTCCTGCCGAAGCGCGATTTGCTGACGCTCGAAGAGGTCGACCGCGTCGCCACTGCCTTCGTCTCGCGTGGCACGCGCAAGCTGCGCATCACCGGCGGCGAGCCGCTGGTCCGGCGCGACATCATGAACCTGTTCCGCTCGCTCTCGCGCCATCTCGCCTCGGGCGCGCTCGACGAACTCACCGTGACCACCAACGGCTCGCAGCTAGCCCGCTATGCGCAGGAGCTGGCCGATTGCGGCGTGCGCCGCGTCAACGTGTCGATGGACACGCTCGATCCCGACAAATTCCGCAAGATCACGCGCTGGGGCGACCTGTCGAAGGTGCTCGCCGGCATCGAGGCGGCGCGCGCGGCTGGCCTGCGCGTCAAGATCAATGCGGTGGCGCTGAAGGGCGTCAACGAGGACGAGATCGAAGGGCTGATGCAGTGGGCCCACGGCCTCGGCATGGACCTGACGCTGATCGAGGTGATGCCGCTCGGCGAGATCGAGCCGGCCCGGCTCGACCAGTTCCTGCCGCTCTCGATGGTGCGGGCCAAGCTGATGGACCGTTACACGCTGACCGACGATCCGTACCGGACCGGCGGGCCGGCGCGCTATGTCCGGGTCGCCGAGACCGGCGGGCTGGTCGGCTTCATCACGCCGATGACGCATAATTTCTGCGAGAGCTGCAATCGCGTGCGGCTGACCTGCACCGGCACGCTCTATATGTGCCTCGGCCAGGAGGATGCGGCGGACCTGCGCGCCCCGATCCGCGCCTCGGCCGACGACGCCCTGCTCTACCGGGCGATGGAAGAAGCGATCTCGCGCAAGCCCAAGGGCCACGACTTCGTCATCGACCGGCGCCAGCCACGCGCCGCGGTCGGCCGGCATATGAGCGTGACCGGGGGCTAG
- a CDS encoding helix-turn-helix domain-containing protein: MRLTILVLDGVFDTGLTVLLDTFSTANELAVMQGIDQPLFDVQLVGVRGQVRTALGLAASVALPDPARKPDWVIVPALNAKQPERLVEALGRPDVAEGLAHLRGWQAGGAGMAGACIGTFLLAEAGVLDGREATTTWSLAPLFRQRYPQVRLDDSRMLIPSDHLVTAGAMMGHLDLALWLVRQASPQMAALVARFMLIDKRSSQARYIIPDHLAHADPLIERFERWARANLASGFSLQEAASALAVSTRTLQRRTEAVLGKSPLAFFQDMRVERARHLVSIGQSLDRVAGEVGYADTATLRSLLRRRLGHGVRELRAEMRS; encoded by the coding sequence ATGCGCTTGACGATACTCGTCCTCGACGGCGTCTTCGATACCGGCTTGACGGTACTGCTCGACACCTTCTCGACCGCGAACGAGCTGGCGGTGATGCAGGGGATCGATCAGCCCCTGTTCGATGTGCAGCTTGTCGGCGTCAGGGGGCAGGTGCGCACCGCGCTGGGGCTGGCTGCGAGCGTCGCCTTGCCGGATCCGGCCCGCAAGCCGGACTGGGTGATCGTGCCGGCCTTGAACGCTAAGCAGCCGGAGCGGCTGGTCGAGGCGCTGGGGCGGCCTGACGTTGCCGAGGGGCTCGCTCACCTGCGCGGCTGGCAGGCCGGTGGAGCGGGCATGGCAGGGGCCTGCATCGGCACCTTCCTGCTGGCGGAGGCCGGGGTTCTCGACGGACGCGAGGCGACGACGACCTGGTCGCTCGCGCCCTTGTTCCGCCAGCGCTATCCGCAGGTGAGGTTGGACGATTCACGCATGCTCATTCCGTCCGACCACCTGGTCACGGCGGGGGCGATGATGGGGCATCTCGACCTGGCGCTATGGCTGGTGCGTCAGGCGAGTCCGCAAATGGCGGCGCTCGTCGCGCGCTTCATGCTGATCGACAAGCGTTCGTCGCAGGCGCGCTACATCATCCCCGACCATCTCGCCCATGCCGACCCTCTCATCGAGCGCTTCGAGCGCTGGGCACGCGCCAATCTGGCCTCCGGCTTCTCGCTCCAGGAGGCGGCGAGCGCGCTGGCGGTCAGCACGCGAACCCTGCAGCGGCGCACCGAGGCCGTGCTCGGGAAGTCGCCACTCGCCTTCTTTCAGGACATGCGGGTCGAGCGTGCCCGGCATCTCGTCTCGATCGGGCAGAGTCTGGACAGGGTCGCGGGAGAAGTCGGCTATGCCGACACGGCGACCTTGCGGAGCTTGCTGCGGCGCCGGCTGGGCCACGGCGTCCGGGAGTTGCGGGCCGAGATGCGGTCGTAA
- a CDS encoding response regulator transcription factor: protein MRALIVEDEPQLMAFLSSLLTNAGLIADRTTTIDAALAALRSTPFDIVIVDRRLPDGDGLSIVKALNSAEPRPAFLVLTARDAKADVIEGLNTGADDYLVKPFEPEELLARLRVILRRRNPKRSLVITAGNLSLDLEGRSASVGSEMLDLRRREALILEALVQRVGRVVTRDVLIEAVYGFDDLIESNTLEAQISRLRRKLKEAGARVEITSLRGIGYMLRVSELAL, encoded by the coding sequence ATGCGCGCCCTGATCGTCGAGGACGAGCCACAACTGATGGCTTTCCTGTCCTCGCTCCTCACCAATGCCGGACTGATCGCGGATCGCACGACGACGATCGACGCGGCGCTTGCCGCCTTGCGCTCGACTCCGTTCGACATCGTGATCGTCGACCGGCGCCTGCCTGACGGCGACGGCCTCTCGATCGTCAAGGCGCTGAATTCCGCCGAGCCGCGGCCCGCCTTCCTCGTCCTGACCGCTCGCGACGCAAAAGCCGACGTGATCGAAGGCTTGAACACCGGAGCGGACGATTATCTGGTCAAGCCCTTCGAGCCGGAGGAGCTGCTGGCGCGCCTGCGCGTCATCCTGCGCCGGCGCAATCCCAAACGCTCGCTGGTGATCACCGCCGGCAATCTCTCGCTCGACCTCGAAGGACGCAGCGCCAGCGTCGGTTCGGAGATGCTCGATCTGCGCCGGCGTGAGGCGCTGATCCTGGAGGCGCTGGTCCAGCGTGTCGGCCGCGTCGTCACCCGCGACGTCCTGATCGAGGCGGTTTATGGCTTCGACGACCTGATCGAATCCAACACCCTGGAAGCGCAGATCTCGCGGCTGCGGCGCAAGCTCAAGGAGGCCGGCGCCAGGGTCGAGATCACCTCGCTGCGTGGCATCGGCTACATGCTGCGGGTGTCGGAGCTGGCGCTGTAG
- a CDS encoding HAMP domain-containing sensor histidine kinase — MTSLSRALTIRLSLLGIVLFTAFIGAVIAFALITEDPGVLRNDVTSQIIQQSVRAPSGNAVQVEKTAGLSRIERASSSLWYLVSDGRSLVEYAPELRPTLPIDIRLDGPTIAAQMRIGGENALAFDVIEKDGSRIIVATRGGQPGWDLILGYYLRAIAGSALAISVVFGLLIAGAIAMSVSYIGDRLRSAAEAAARIDPKAPRGLLPTEQIPIELMPLTTALNAALDKIAGNMEVQRRFMNNVAHELRTPLTVMRGRIDALPNDQMRLALTTDVSRLTTIVSSMLQLARLHSTELPFEAMQLNGIARAVLADLAPLILSNGADVALEEEGERRVLIEANEATVRAAIANLVDNALRHARAKSTILVKVIDGAVLEVADDGIGIEPSDRPQVTEAFNRMSPNSTGAGLGLTIVRDIMAAHGGTLTILGRPGGGTMVRLVFPPRASD; from the coding sequence ATGACCTCCCTGTCTCGCGCGCTCACCATCCGCCTGTCGCTGCTCGGCATCGTCCTGTTCACCGCCTTCATCGGCGCCGTCATCGCATTTGCCCTGATCACCGAGGATCCCGGCGTCCTGCGCAATGACGTCACCTCCCAAATTATCCAGCAGAGCGTGCGCGCCCCCTCCGGCAACGCCGTGCAGGTCGAAAAGACCGCGGGATTGTCCCGGATCGAGCGTGCCAGCTCCTCGCTCTGGTATCTCGTCTCCGATGGACGTTCCCTCGTCGAGTATGCGCCAGAATTGCGGCCGACCCTGCCGATCGACATCCGGCTCGACGGGCCGACCATCGCCGCGCAGATGCGGATCGGCGGCGAGAACGCGCTCGCCTTCGACGTGATCGAGAAAGACGGCAGCAGGATCATCGTCGCCACCCGCGGCGGCCAACCGGGCTGGGACCTGATCCTCGGCTATTATCTGCGGGCGATCGCAGGCTCGGCGCTGGCGATCTCGGTGGTCTTCGGCCTCCTGATTGCCGGCGCGATCGCGATGTCGGTATCCTATATCGGCGATCGCCTGCGCAGCGCGGCCGAAGCCGCGGCCAGGATCGACCCGAAGGCGCCGCGCGGCCTGCTGCCGACCGAGCAGATCCCGATAGAGCTGATGCCGCTGACCACGGCGCTCAACGCCGCGCTCGACAAGATCGCCGGCAACATGGAGGTGCAGCGGCGCTTCATGAACAATGTCGCACATGAATTGCGCACGCCGCTGACCGTGATGCGCGGCCGGATCGACGCGCTGCCGAACGACCAGATGCGGCTCGCGCTCACCACCGATGTCAGCCGGCTGACCACGATCGTCTCGTCGATGCTGCAACTTGCCCGGCTGCACAGCACCGAGCTGCCGTTCGAGGCGATGCAGCTCAACGGCATCGCCCGCGCGGTGCTGGCCGATCTCGCGCCGCTGATCCTGAGCAACGGCGCCGATGTCGCACTGGAAGAGGAAGGGGAACGCCGCGTGCTGATCGAGGCCAACGAAGCGACGGTGCGGGCGGCGATCGCCAATCTCGTCGACAACGCATTGCGGCATGCGCGGGCGAAATCGACGATCCTGGTCAAGGTGATCGACGGCGCAGTGCTCGAGGTCGCGGATGACGGGATCGGCATCGAGCCGTCCGACCGCCCGCAAGTGACCGAGGCGTTCAACCGGATGTCGCCGAACTCGACCGGCGCCGGCCTCGGCCTGACCATCGTGCGCGACATCATGGCCGCCCATGGCGGCACGCTGACCATCCTCGGCCGGCCGGGCGGCGGCACGATGGTGCGTCTCGTCTTCCCGCCGCGGGCGAGTGATTGA
- a CDS encoding outer membrane protein codes for MKRIIPMVGLGLLAVPAIAADRPARVQQYQPAYSQPRAYNWNGVYVGVHSGASFDRFQGIGKKNRSEVLLGGQVGYNLQMGGLVAGLEADMSMNGFGKGAKRTGGTSADMRYVSTLKARAGIAFDRVLVYGLGGVAYGSLKASDGLVSKEKSKVGYVVGAGAEYGITDNLSAKLEYNYVSLGKQNFQFANGRTRVGVNEHLVKAGLNYRF; via the coding sequence ATGAAGCGTATCATCCCGATGGTCGGTCTTGGCCTGCTAGCGGTCCCGGCCATTGCGGCCGACCGGCCCGCGCGCGTGCAGCAATACCAGCCGGCCTATTCCCAGCCGCGCGCCTACAACTGGAACGGCGTCTATGTCGGCGTCCATAGCGGCGCCAGTTTCGACCGCTTTCAGGGTATCGGCAAGAAGAACCGCAGCGAGGTCCTGCTCGGTGGTCAGGTCGGCTACAATCTCCAGATGGGCGGCCTCGTCGCTGGCCTAGAGGCTGACATGTCGATGAACGGTTTCGGCAAGGGCGCCAAGCGCACCGGCGGAACCAGTGCGGACATGCGCTATGTCAGCACCCTCAAGGCCCGGGCCGGTATCGCCTTCGACCGCGTGCTGGTCTACGGCCTCGGCGGTGTCGCCTATGGCAGCCTGAAGGCCAGCGACGGCCTGGTCTCGAAGGAGAAGAGCAAAGTCGGCTATGTCGTCGGCGCCGGCGCCGAATACGGCATCACCGACAATCTCTCCGCCAAGCTCGAATACAACTACGTCTCGCTCGGCAAGCAGAACTTCCAGTTCGCCAATGGCCGTACCCGCGTCGGCGTCAACGAGCATCTCGTCAAGGCCGGCCTGAACTACCGCTTCTGA
- a CDS encoding EipA family protein: MHALRAISRWPGFCLVLAALLAFVPKLALGQGAVTKGEVRAGQLPTTSRQDISRLVESVFDAASKTVSIPIERSLALFGEPNAYIIGGELSGSFVLGGRHGSGELRFSDGIPTPVTWSALSVGIGLGADYGRVIMLVYGLDRHEDVFGTYASLGGSAHFLAGANATILASSRARIVLISSGLGLRFSGDLSRIVIEPAGPQEQLRPPGMICATPAECAAPGR, translated from the coding sequence ATGCATGCGCTGCGCGCCATATCGAGGTGGCCGGGCTTTTGCCTCGTGCTGGCCGCGCTGCTGGCCTTCGTGCCGAAACTCGCTCTCGGGCAGGGGGCCGTGACGAAGGGCGAGGTCCGGGCCGGCCAGCTGCCGACGACCTCGCGGCAGGACATCTCCAGGCTGGTCGAAAGCGTGTTCGACGCGGCCTCCAAGACGGTCAGCATCCCGATCGAGCGCTCGCTCGCGCTCTTCGGCGAGCCGAACGCCTACATCATCGGCGGCGAGCTCAGCGGCTCCTTCGTGCTCGGCGGGCGCCATGGCAGCGGCGAATTGCGCTTTTCCGACGGGATCCCGACGCCGGTGACCTGGTCGGCGCTGTCGGTCGGCATCGGGCTCGGCGCCGATTACGGCCGGGTGATCATGCTGGTGTACGGGCTCGACCGGCACGAGGACGTCTTCGGCACCTATGCCAGCCTCGGCGGCAGCGCCCATTTCCTCGCCGGCGCCAACGCCACCATTCTGGCCTCGTCCCGGGCGCGGATCGTGCTGATCTCCTCCGGTCTCGGCCTGCGCTTCTCCGGCGATCTCAGCCGCATCGTCATCGAGCCGGCGGGGCCGCAGGAGCAGTTGCGCCCGCCCGGCATGATCTGCGCCACGCCGGCCGAATGCGCCGCGCCCGGTCGCTGA
- a CDS encoding DUF374 domain-containing protein, which yields MRFGNGQSAAFAGRALHAYLAFVQRTTRFKQAIPGVRPWERSREPFIALTWHGQQMLSLAALDGAAEVAILTSLHFDGTVVASVVERAGFRAIRGSGAQSPLKIKTKRAIPAFFEMREALREGTSLVLTADVPKIARVAGKGAIQLARATGRPIYLFAAVTSARVDLDNWDRASIALPFGRGCVLWSEPLYVRRAADEREMGLIALDISTQLDELHATAHRLLDRRR from the coding sequence ATGCGATTCGGCAATGGGCAATCTGCGGCGTTCGCCGGCCGCGCCCTGCACGCCTACCTCGCCTTCGTCCAGCGGACGACGCGCTTCAAGCAGGCGATCCCCGGCGTCAGGCCGTGGGAGCGCAGCCGCGAACCCTTCATCGCCCTGACCTGGCACGGCCAGCAGATGCTGAGCCTTGCGGCGCTCGACGGCGCGGCCGAGGTCGCGATCCTGACGTCGCTGCACTTCGACGGGACGGTGGTCGCCTCGGTGGTGGAACGGGCGGGCTTCCGCGCCATTCGCGGCTCAGGCGCCCAAAGCCCCCTCAAGATCAAGACAAAACGCGCCATTCCTGCCTTCTTCGAGATGCGCGAGGCGCTCCGCGAAGGCACCAGCCTCGTGCTCACGGCGGACGTCCCGAAGATCGCACGCGTCGCCGGCAAGGGGGCGATCCAGCTCGCGCGCGCCACCGGCCGGCCGATCTACCTCTTCGCGGCGGTGACCAGCGCCCGGGTCGACCTCGACAACTGGGACAGGGCCAGCATCGCCCTGCCCTTCGGCCGCGGCTGCGTGCTCTGGTCGGAGCCGCTCTATGTCCGCCGGGCCGCCGATGAGCGCGAGATGGGCCTGATCGCGCTGGACATCTCGACCCAGCTCGACGAGCTCCATGCCACGGCGCATCGCCTCCTCGACCGTCGCCGCTAG
- a CDS encoding phosphatidate cytidylyltransferase: protein MTMPHPDLLAVLAGLLGVLIVASTIGYLLQRRLSPDGSNAMVENLNDRIRAWWVMIVLMGLALIGGKTGVTLLFGFCSFAALREFITLTDTRRADHWALAAGFFVVLPVQFYLIWTEWYGLYSIFIPVYAFLLMPIIASLRGDTEHFLVRIAEVQWALMICVFCISHVPALLSLDIPGFQGRNVLLIAFLVIVVQMSDVLQYVWGKLLGRTKIAPRLSPSKTVEGFIGGALSATAVGAALSWMTPFTPLQAAFLALVIVLMGFFGGLVMSAIKRDRGIKDWGHLIAGHGGFLDRLDSVVFSAPIFFHLVRYGWSTT from the coding sequence ATGACGATGCCGCATCCCGATCTCCTCGCCGTGCTGGCCGGTCTGCTCGGCGTCCTGATCGTGGCCTCCACGATCGGCTACCTGCTGCAGCGCCGGCTGTCGCCGGATGGCTCGAACGCCATGGTCGAGAACCTGAACGATCGCATCCGCGCCTGGTGGGTCATGATCGTGCTGATGGGCCTGGCGCTGATCGGCGGCAAGACCGGCGTGACGCTGCTCTTCGGCTTCTGCTCCTTCGCAGCCTTGCGCGAGTTCATTACGCTGACGGACACGCGCCGCGCTGATCATTGGGCGCTTGCGGCCGGCTTCTTCGTCGTGCTGCCGGTGCAGTTCTATCTGATCTGGACCGAGTGGTACGGTCTCTATTCGATCTTCATTCCCGTCTACGCCTTCCTGCTGATGCCGATCATCGCGTCACTGCGCGGCGACACCGAGCATTTTCTCGTGCGCATCGCCGAGGTGCAGTGGGCGCTGATGATCTGCGTCTTCTGCATCTCGCATGTGCCGGCGCTGCTCAGCCTCGACATCCCCGGTTTTCAGGGCCGGAACGTCCTGCTGATCGCCTTCCTCGTCATCGTCGTGCAGATGAGCGATGTCTTGCAATATGTCTGGGGCAAGCTGCTCGGCCGCACCAAGATCGCGCCCAGGCTGTCGCCGTCCAAGACGGTCGAAGGCTTCATCGGCGGCGCGCTCAGCGCGACGGCAGTCGGGGCGGCCCTGTCCTGGATGACGCCGTTCACGCCGCTGCAGGCCGCCTTCCTGGCGCTGGTCATCGTGCTGATGGGCTTCTTTGGCGGGCTCGTGATGTCGGCGATCAAGCGCGATCGCGGCATCAAGGATTGGGGCCATCTGATCGCCGGCCATGGCGGCTTCCTCGATCGGCTCGATTCGGTGGTGTTCTCCGCCCCGATCTTCTTCCACCTCGTCCGTTATGGCTGGTCGACCACGTGA
- a CDS encoding CDP-alcohol phosphatidyltransferase family protein: MAQSDDRRPLSSRDTGWARAIARRLSASGITPNQISMASMAMAAVAGAAFWLAGGAAPGPRIALLLAAALFCQLRLLCNLFDGMVAIEGGKQAADGPFWNEFPDRVADILILTGVGYGIGAPALGWAAAAFAVLTAYTREFGRNCGLPADFSGPMAKQHRMATITAAALLSLLEPLWRGQNEVLVIALWLIAVGTAVTALRRAANIVRGLRAR; the protein is encoded by the coding sequence ATGGCGCAGAGTGACGACCGCCGACCGCTTTCGAGCCGCGACACCGGCTGGGCTCGGGCCATCGCGCGCCGGCTGAGCGCCAGCGGCATCACGCCGAACCAGATCTCGATGGCGAGCATGGCGATGGCGGCCGTCGCCGGCGCCGCCTTCTGGCTCGCGGGCGGGGCGGCTCCCGGGCCGCGCATTGCGCTGCTGCTTGCTGCGGCCCTGTTCTGCCAACTCAGGCTGCTCTGCAATCTCTTCGACGGCATGGTCGCGATCGAAGGCGGCAAGCAGGCCGCCGACGGGCCGTTCTGGAACGAGTTCCCCGACCGGGTCGCCGATATCCTCATCCTCACTGGCGTCGGCTACGGGATCGGCGCCCCGGCTCTGGGCTGGGCGGCGGCCGCTTTTGCGGTGCTGACCGCCTATACCCGCGAGTTCGGCCGCAATTGCGGGCTGCCGGCCGATTTCTCCGGCCCGATGGCCAAGCAGCACCGCATGGCGACGATCACGGCGGCGGCGCTCCTCTCCCTGCTGGAGCCGCTTTGGCGGGGCCAGAACGAGGTGCTGGTCATCGCGCTCTGGCTGATCGCGGTCGGTACTGCCGTGACTGCTCTCAGGCGGGCGGCGAACATCGTGCGCGGCTTGCGCGCCCGCTGA
- a CDS encoding L,D-transpeptidase yields MLRSFRLALIAGTAVAATATAAVAEIDPLTRQPLVTYVDPAKAQATAIPREVVSFSGTYRPGTIVINTSERRLYFVLPDGKAVRYGVGVGRPGFDWAGSQTITRKAEWPGWTPPSQMLKRRPDLPRFMPGGPENPLGARAMYLGSTLYRIHGSNEPETIGQAVSSGCIRMLNEDVIDLYERAKVGTRVVVAR; encoded by the coding sequence ATGCTCCGCTCCTTCCGTTTGGCCCTGATCGCCGGCACGGCCGTCGCGGCCACGGCGACCGCCGCCGTCGCCGAAATCGACCCGCTCACCCGTCAGCCGCTGGTCACCTATGTCGACCCTGCCAAGGCGCAGGCGACCGCGATCCCGCGCGAGGTCGTCTCCTTCAGCGGCACCTACCGCCCCGGCACGATCGTGATCAACACGAGCGAGCGCCGCCTCTATTTCGTCCTGCCCGATGGCAAGGCCGTCCGCTACGGCGTCGGCGTCGGTCGTCCGGGCTTCGACTGGGCCGGCTCGCAGACCATCACCCGCAAGGCCGAATGGCCGGGCTGGACCCCGCCGTCGCAGATGCTGAAGCGCCGTCCCGACCTGCCGCGCTTCATGCCCGGCGGCCCGGAGAACCCGCTCGGCGCCCGCGCCATGTATCTCGGCTCGACCCTCTACCGCATCCACGGCTCGAACGAGCCGGAGACGATCGGCCAGGCGGTCTCCTCAGGCTGCATCCGCATGCTGAACGAGGACGTAATCGACCTCTACGAGCGCGCCAAGGTCGGCACCCGCGTCGTCGTCGCCCGCTGA
- a CDS encoding DUF971 domain-containing protein, translated as MSDWPSEIRLSKDRRTLHITFESGESHALPAELLRVESPSAEVQGHGPTQKQTVPGKREVEILKVEPVGHYAVRLTFDDMHDTGIYGWDYLRELGRDGEAKMQAYLDELAAKGLSRERLRR; from the coding sequence ATGTCAGATTGGCCGAGCGAGATCCGTCTGTCGAAGGACCGCCGCACGCTCCACATCACCTTCGAGAGTGGTGAGAGCCATGCGCTCCCGGCCGAATTGCTGCGGGTCGAGAGCCCGTCGGCTGAGGTCCAGGGCCATGGTCCGACGCAGAAGCAGACCGTGCCGGGCAAGCGCGAGGTCGAGATTCTGAAAGTGGAGCCAGTCGGCCATTACGCTGTCCGCCTGACCTTCGACGACATGCACGACACCGGTATCTATGGCTGGGACTATCTGCGAGAGCTCGGCCGCGACGGCGAGGCGAAGATGCAAGCGTATCTCGACGAGCTCGCCGCGAAGGGCCTGTCGCGGGAGCGGCTGCGGCGGTGA
- a CDS encoding MAPEG family protein produces the protein MKLTPELYCLTLTAAATVLMWIPYMLARITTRGLMAAMANPDPSFAPDPAWAERARRAHANAVENLAVFAPLVLIAALAGVSTAATVFAAKLYLAARLVHYVVYAAGIPIVRTIAFAAGFGATLVFVGALLGQAG, from the coding sequence ATGAAGCTCACGCCGGAACTCTATTGCCTGACGCTGACCGCCGCCGCGACGGTCCTGATGTGGATCCCCTATATGCTTGCGCGGATCACGACGCGTGGCCTCATGGCAGCGATGGCCAATCCGGACCCGTCCTTTGCGCCGGACCCGGCCTGGGCCGAGCGTGCCCGGCGGGCGCATGCCAACGCCGTCGAAAACCTCGCGGTGTTCGCGCCACTGGTTCTGATCGCGGCCCTGGCCGGGGTCAGCACGGCGGCGACGGTCTTCGCTGCCAAGCTCTATCTGGCAGCGCGGCTGGTCCATTACGTGGTCTACGCCGCCGGCATCCCGATCGTCCGGACGATCGCCTTCGCAGCCGGCTTCGGCGCGACGCTCGTCTTCGTCGGCGCACTTCTCGGCCAGGCCGGCTAG